The Sneathiella limimaris region CAGGAGCAAGGTCGTGGCAAAAGAGCTGTTATCAAAATGCCAGTTGAGCTCCCGCCCTTCATCGGCGAAATGCACGTTAATTCCGGCAAGCGGATCGGCATAAGGATAGATTGCTTCTTCGCCCACAACTTCAGCCACAAATTTCTTGAATTCCGGGCTATCATATAAGGCATGAAGGCCGGAGCCTTCGGGCACCTGGTCGGTGGTGATGCAGCCTTTCGTGGAGCTGAGCTGGCGATTGAAGATATGGTCCTCTGGCAGGTTCGGATCCGGATCGGTCAGGTAAATGTTATGGGTCTGGGCCGTGTAATAGACCAGATCACTCTGCGCTTCCGCCTCCCGGATGATTTCTGAGCGGGCCTCGTCTTTTAAAAAACCGGGCAGCAGCAGGGAGCCATCCGCATCCAGTTTCTCCCGACATGCCTGAATAAAATCGGGCGAGGTGATCGGATAGGCTTCAAGATTGATCCAGCGATCCAGCATGGGGGTCCTCTTACATGTTTGGCTGCTTCCAAGGCCGCTTTAAACCGGCGTCAGATAAGGCTGTTGCGATATCCTCCAGTCTAAGGGTTTACAGCTAGAAATCCAGTCCTCAAAAAGGGATGTTTTTGTATTAGAGATTAAAGGTTTTTAAAGAAAATTTCCCCAATATCTTACCTCGCAAGTCTGTCGTGGGAACATAGTCTAGTGTCGCAGCCGTATATCAGAAGTAGCCGCTTTTTGGATCTGGTAATCTGTTTTATCGGGATTGTTGTGGCGTTGGCGCTGTCCCACACCTTTGACCTCAGTGAAAGATGGATTGAGTTTTCAGAATCCCATGAAGATTGGGAGCTTGATGAGGTCTTGATTGTCTGTGGTGCAGCTTCGGTGATGTTCTTCTGGTATGCACTGAGGCGGCGCAACGAGTTCCTGCGGGAATATGATCGGCGACTGGAAAGTGAGCTGAAGCTCCAGGCCGATATTGATACCAAAAAACGCATGGATGATTTGTCGTTACTGACGGCCGGCATTGCCCAGGAATATAACAACAAACTCGCTGTCATTATGGGAAATACTGAACTGCTGGCAGAGCGACTAGGGCCAGGCGTCCCTGAAACCCGTCATATTCTGGACGCCGCGAAGCATAGTGCAGTTCTCACTCATCATTTGCTGGCGTTTTCAAAACAGCAGCAAATGTTTTCCAAACCAGAGGAAATGGCACAGCGTCTACAGGAAATTATTGATAAGGCCTCCCAAAAATATGGGTCAGGTCTGCAGTTCCATTGCGAGATACCTGACCAGTTCTCTCATGCCTTGGTCGACCGTTATCATCTGGAGGAGGCGATGATGGCCCTGATCGCTAATGCCTATGATGCCCGCTTGGATGATAATCGTATTGAGATTAATTGTCAGGCAGAGCGCCGCGAAGCGCCGGCGCAGGAGCCGGGCATGGCTGCTACCCAAAAAGACTACGTGCGGATTGATGTGCAGGACCATGGCAAGGGGATGCATGAGATTATCCGCGAGCAGGCGTTCGAGCCGTTCTTCACCACAAAGGATGTTGGCAAGGGCCTGGGTCTTGGGCTTTCCATGGTTTATGGTTTCGCAGCCCAGTCTGGCGGATTTGTCGAAATCCAGTCTGAACTGAATAAAGGGACTAAAGTCTCCTTATTCTTACCCGCCGTGCAAGAGGCCGCCTGAAGCATGTGGCAAGCACCAAAAGCCTCGCCAGAGGGGTGCTCTGCAAGGGCGTGATATCTATGTGGGTTAAGGGCGCCAGGATTGAATTTATTGTTATAATTCAATGATTTTAGGGCGCTAATTTCGGATTGATCAACGGATCCTCTCAAAAAAGATCGCCGATGATGCGGTGACTTGATACGGTACTTCTGTTACTACTGCTGACTGGTTACGCGACTGGTGCATCACCGGCGACAAGGTTATTTATCGTTGATTTTGCACGTGACGAATTTTGGATCAGATCTGTTGTACCGGTCTTTTGGAACGGCCCTGTCTTCCTTGGCTTCCTGCCACTAGAGCCCTCTGTCCCCGGTTGAGTACTTGCCGATACAAGTTCCCGCCCGCACGATCCAGCGCCTGATCACCGGAGGCTGCCACCCCCACTCTTACGCAAGACGGCTCATGTGGGACCCCACCCCCAAAGCTTCAAGCCTTTTCCTCAAAAAAGTGGAATAAGTATTATTTATTAGTCGCTGACAACCTGTCTGGAAAGGGTTTGGCGAAGGTTTCATTGGGAAGTTTGGCCACATTCGCGACCATGCTCACCGTGTGATAGGCGCCAACCAGATTGATAAGTTCAAGTTGCTGCTCCCGGCTCCAGTCACTGGTAAATTCGAGCCATTCGGCTTTGCTCAAATCCGCCCGGTCAATCAGGGTATCCAGGCACCGGATCAGGCGGTATTCTTCTGGGGTCCAATGGGCTGGGTCGATTTTATCCCGGCAAAGGTCCCTCAACTGAGTGTCCGAAAACCCGGCCGCTTGTTGAAAGACAGCGGCGTGTATGCCCCATTCATATTCGCAGCGGTATCTTGCTGTAATGCGGTGAATAGCGATTTCCCGGATCCGCAGGGGCAGGGGACTTTCCTTGTCGAGCAGGTTGGGGACCCCGTTTTTCAAAAAGCGCTTACTGTTGGCAAAAGTGCGAAACAGGCTGAGCAGATATCCCTCAACCCGCGGGTAGGGCGCCAGCATGTCTTCAATCTCTGCAGAGAAGGGGGCGGTCAGGGGGGTAAGTGGATTGCTCATTGGGGGATCCTTGTGCTACAAAATGTGTAACAGACATATATGCTACATTTTTTGTAGCGTCAAGAGAGGTTTGTAATGGCAAAATTACCGGGTCATCCGGTTCGGGGATCGACGACAGGCCGTCCGATCATGGCGCTTCTGGATCTGCTTGGGCAGCGCTGGACGCTTCGCATTTTGTGGGAACTGAAGGCGGGCGCCATGACCTTTAGAGCCCTCAGGGAGGTGTGTGATGGGGTGTCGCCGACGTTACTCAACACGCGGCTGAAAGACCTTCGTCAGGTGCAGTTTGTGGAACTGACGGATAGTGGATATGCCCTGACCAAAATGGGGCGAGAACTGGTTGAGGAATTTTCCGCTCTGGATCGATGGGCGGAAGGGTGGGCCAAGACACTCAATCAATAGGGCGAACTTGCGAGGCGGACATCCGCTTGCTTTCTCGGACCTCTGATCCAAGTGAGGGGCATGAGCGTAAACCTAATACCAGCTAAGTGGAGGCCCGAACATGCGTTTCGTTTTTAGTCTGGTCGTGGCCCTGATCCTGTTCCCGGCGGCGACCCTGGCAAGTGACCTTTCGTTAGCCAAGGAGCCTGGCTATTTTGTCATGCTCCGACATGCCTATGCGCCGGGAACAGGTGACCCAGCAAATTTCAGCCTGAACGATTGTCAGACCCAGCGAAACCTGAACGCGGAAGGTCGGGATCAGGCCAAAACCATTGGTGATCTTTTTCGGCAGGCGGGAGTGAAATCTGCAGATATATACAGCAGTCAGTGGTGCCGATGCATGGATACAGCCTGGGAAATGGAGCTTGGGGATGTAAGGGAGCTACCGCCGCTGAATTCTTTCTTTGGACGGTATGAACGGGAAGCTGGCCAGATGAAGGATCTAAGGGACTGGTTGAGTAAACAGCCCCTTCAAAAGCCGCTGATCCTTGTCACTCATCAGGTTGTGATGACCTCGCTTACGGGTGTCTTTCCCAGTTCCGGCGAGATTTTCATCCTTAAACGATCAGAAAATGGGAATTTAGATCTGGTGAAACGCATTCGCACGCTTGAGCGTTAATGAACCACCTTTGAAAAGAGATTAACAACAAGAACGCCGGCGAGGATCAGACTGAGGCCTGCGATGGCAGGTAAGTCCAGTTTCTCCCCAAACCATAGCCAGGAAATCAAGGCGATTAATACGATCCCCAGCCCAGACCAAATTGCATAAACCACACCTGCGGGCATCACCCGCAAGGGGTAGCTCAGGAGGTAAAAAGCAATGCCATATCCGATGATTGTCACCAGACTGGGATAGAGGCGCGAGAAACTTTCCGAGCGGGCCAGAGAAAGGGTGGCGATCACTTCTGCGGCGACTGCCGCGATCAGAAAACTATAGGTAAGGCTGAGTGGCATGCGACTTCCCTTTCGCTGAATACAAACTGAACGCAGCAGCATAGGGGTCTAAAATTGCCGGGGCAAGGGTGGCTGAAGGGGACAGAGCTTGTGGCCTAAGAGCCGTCATTTTCGCTTCACAGTGCGGGTGTATCCAGTATTATAATTATCTTAAAGGTTATCCGAATGTCAGAGGGGGAGCTGCATCATGAATAACGGACCCAGTCTTCGGCGGGAAACCCGCTATGGCATGCCAGCCGCCGACCAGATCCTGTTTAACCGGCATTATGTGCTCGGCTATTCCTACTATTTTCGGCAGGCCAAATGGGCACTGGAGATTGTCGATCCGGATACCACCGGGCTGGAGCGGGCAGATAATTTTCGCCCCGATTACCGCATTCCCCAGATGTTTCGTGCTGACAAGGCGGATTATGTGCATTCCGGCTATGATCGGGGCCATCTGGTCGCCAGCGCGAACCAGATTGAGACGGAAATCCAGAATAGCGAGACCTTTTTGCTCTCCAACATGTCGCCGCAGCAGCCCCAGTTTAACCGCCGGCATTGGCGCAATCTGGAAACAGAGGTTCGCCGCCTCAACGACTTTGAACATATTCTGGAAACCTACGTAATTTGTGGACCCATCTTCTATTTTGACCAGCCCGTTGATTTTATTGGGGCGGAGGATGATAACGGCGTGACGCTCCCCATCCCCAATGCCTACTTCAAATCTATCCTGACCGAGGATAAGCGCGGCAATCTACATATGTGGTCTTTCATCCTGCCGAACGAGGATTTGGGCCAGCCTTTTACTTACTATCAGGTGCCGACAAGCAAGGTCGAGCAATATGCCGGAGTGGAGCTTTGGGACCGGCTGGTCGGATCTGAGATCATGGAAGAGAAAGACAGCCTCCGCACCATGTGGTGAGGGGGCTAAAGCCTACTACATCAAGTCTTCCTCAAACGGGAAGAGGCTGAGGAGTTCGGTGCCGGTTTCGGTGATGAGCAGTTGCTGTTCCAGCTTAACCCCCTCTCTGCCGCCGGTAGCGCCGATATAGCTTTCAACGCAGAGGGTCATGCCCGGCTCAACCACCCCGTCATAGCCTGCATCGGCAAAATCCCTGTGGTGATAGAGATAGGGGTATTCACCAGTCATGCCGCAGCCATGGGCGGAGAGATAATAGCGGTTGGGCTCATATATCTCCGGGATGTTCCAAGCTTTGTCGGAATATTCCCGAAAGGTGAGGCCGGGCTTCAGAATATCCATATTATGATGGAGCTGTTCAAGCGCAGTTTTGTAGAGGGTGCGTTGGTCATCGGTTGGTTTGTCCGGGCCGGAATGGAAGGTGCGGGAAAAGTCAGAGTAATACCCGTGACAGCCAACAACATCGGTATCGAGCAGGATCAGGCAATTTTCCCCGATCACATGGGACGAGCTTTCCTGAAACCACGGATTACTGCGTGGGCCTGAATTGAGGAGCCGGGTTTCACAATAATCGCCGTTTCGGGCAATGACCGATTGATGCAGGACGGACCAAAGCTCATTTTCCGTGATGCCAGGGCGAATGGCGGCGCGCATATCTGCAACCGCAGCCTCGGTTGCGCGTAAAGATGCGATGACGCATTTTATCTCCTCATCAGACTTGATGGAGCGGGCCATCTCAACTGGCTCTTGCGCATCGACAATCTCGAACCCTTCGGCTTTAAGGGCGATGGCGCTGCCTGCGTTGAGCCGCTCAAGCCCGACACGGGCACCTTTTCCAACGAGGGCGGCGATCAGGTTGCCAATGTCTGCCGCCCAGGCTTTTTCCCGCGCTTCGATATCCGCACCGGCAGCAACAAAGCTTGCGGTGCTGGAGGGGCGAACTTCATCCACCGTCTCGTACCCTTCAGCCAGATGCAGGCAGCCGGTAAATTCAAACAGGATGGATTTATCCGCCGTGAGAAGGAGATACCGGGCCGGGGCGTTGCGCATGGAAAAGACCTGCATATTGCGGGTCCCGGTGGCGTAGCGAATGTTAATGGGGTCGGAGAGAATGACGGCCCCGATATCGCGTTTGTTCATTTCCGCGCGGACCCGCCCAAGGCGATACAGGCGAACAGCGGCAAGGTCGATGTCGACACTTTCCGGGGCTAGATCCAGGAGCGCCAGATCCGGGTGTGTGCCCCGATCCGCATGCCAGTCCAGTTTGCTCATACCCGTCCCCGTTTCTGTTTTTAGCCACTGTCACGCATATCAGGGTAAGCTGGAGTTTGGGCTGCTGTAAACACAAGAAAAGTCGCCCGGCCAAGGGGAGGCGGCACGGGCGACTTAAGGCCTGCCAAATGGGAAGAGGCAGGAGGAAAAAGCTTAGATGTGTCGGTTGGCGTGACGCCAGGCGCCAAGGGCGAGGGCGAGGGCCGGTACAACACCAAAGAAACAGAGCGAGCCTGAGACAAAATAAAGGAGCTGGCTGAAATCGATGCCGTGATCGCGGACGAAATAACCGCCAATCCCAACCGCGATGACAAGCCGGCCAACACCGGCAAGGACGGGCCAGATGACCGCATGCGCTCCTTGCGATGCGAAATAAAGAGACAGGCCAAGACCAAAGAAGAAATAGGCGGGGCCAACTGTTGTGAGGTAAAGGTTCGCAGCCTCCAGCACGGTGGCGCTATCTGAATAAAGCGCAGTCCAGAAACCCGGGAACAGATAGACAAAAACACCGATCACAGAGCAGGAGACGGCGGCGAGAATGGCGCCGGTCCAGCCAACCCGCTCTGCCCGGTGGATCTGACCCGCGCCGATATTACTGCCGATCATGGAGATGAGGGCAGCGCCAATTCCAAAGACCACAGGGATCATGATAAATTCAAGCCGAGCCCCAATCCCAAACCCGGCAATGGCGGCATTACCAAAGCGGCTGATGAGCGCGGTTAGAAGAACGGCTGTGGTGATGGTGAGAAAAGGATTGATCGCAGCCAACCCGCCAACGCGCAGAAGGTTCCGAATAAGGGTTTTGTCCAGCGTCATATCAGGGCGTGCAAAGCTGATCCCGGTGCTGCCATTCCAGATCTTGAGGCCAGTGATCAGGGTTCCCGCGATCATGGCAATGACAAGGCCAAGGCCAACGCCAGCCACCCCAAGGGCAGGCAAGCCAAACCAGCCAAGGGTCAGCGCACCGCTTATGGTGATTTGTAAAAAGGCAGTGATAATCATGCCAACGGCCGGAGTTTTCATATCGCCGGTTCCGCGCAAGAGACTGCAGAAAATATTGAAAAACCAAAGGGAGATAATCCCGCCAAACGCGGTATGGGCGTAGGCTTCGGCGTGATCAAGGGCGGCCCCCTTGGCGCCAATGGCAGCAGCAATATCCCGGGCCCAGAAGGTAGAGATCAAGGTAAAAAGAAGCGCGCCAATGATGGCAATGGCAACCGCATGCCAGACGATTCGATGGGCAAGCCGAACGTCACCGGCGCCAAGGGCGCGGGCGGTTGTAGCTGCGATGACCCCACCGATGGAGCCGTTGCTGAGCATATTCATCAGCATGACCAGCGGAAAGATCACGGAAAATCCGGCGAGGGCGTCAGTCCCAAGCTGTCCCACATACCACATTTCGGCAATGGCGACGGCCGCCAATAACAGGAACCCCACCATAGTTGGTGCCGCCAATTTGAGGAGCATGGGCAGAATGGACCCGTTCAGGATTGCCGCCATGCGAAG contains the following coding sequences:
- a CDS encoding DNA/RNA non-specific endonuclease, coding for MNNGPSLRRETRYGMPAADQILFNRHYVLGYSYYFRQAKWALEIVDPDTTGLERADNFRPDYRIPQMFRADKADYVHSGYDRGHLVASANQIETEIQNSETFLLSNMSPQQPQFNRRHWRNLETEVRRLNDFEHILETYVICGPIFYFDQPVDFIGAEDDNGVTLPIPNAYFKSILTEDKRGNLHMWSFILPNEDLGQPFTYYQVPTSKVEQYAGVELWDRLVGSEIMEEKDSLRTMW
- a CDS encoding MATE family efflux transporter — protein: MATLETDGISPAPSAQSLRMAAILNGSILPMLLKLAAPTMVGFLLLAAVAIAEMWYVGQLGTDALAGFSVIFPLVMLMNMLSNGSIGGVIAATTARALGAGDVRLAHRIVWHAVAIAIIGALLFTLISTFWARDIAAAIGAKGAALDHAEAYAHTAFGGIISLWFFNIFCSLLRGTGDMKTPAVGMIITAFLQITISGALTLGWFGLPALGVAGVGLGLVIAMIAGTLITGLKIWNGSTGISFARPDMTLDKTLIRNLLRVGGLAAINPFLTITTAVLLTALISRFGNAAIAGFGIGARLEFIMIPVVFGIGAALISMIGSNIGAGQIHRAERVGWTGAILAAVSCSVIGVFVYLFPGFWTALYSDSATVLEAANLYLTTVGPAYFFFGLGLSLYFASQGAHAVIWPVLAGVGRLVIAVGIGGYFVRDHGIDFSQLLYFVSGSLCFFGVVPALALALGAWRHANRHI
- a CDS encoding histidine phosphatase family protein, coding for MRFVFSLVVALILFPAATLASDLSLAKEPGYFVMLRHAYAPGTGDPANFSLNDCQTQRNLNAEGRDQAKTIGDLFRQAGVKSADIYSSQWCRCMDTAWEMELGDVRELPPLNSFFGRYEREAGQMKDLRDWLSKQPLQKPLILVTHQVVMTSLTGVFPSSGEIFILKRSENGNLDLVKRIRTLER
- a CDS encoding 2OG-Fe(II) oxygenase; translation: MLDRWINLEAYPITSPDFIQACREKLDADGSLLLPGFLKDEARSEIIREAEAQSDLVYYTAQTHNIYLTDPDPNLPEDHIFNRQLSSTKGCITTDQVPEGSGLHALYDSPEFKKFVAEVVGEEAIYPYADPLAGINVHFADEGRELNWHFDNSSFATTLLLQAPEGGGEFQYVRDLRDADAGEMNFDGVEAVLNGTTAVSTLPIEEGTLSLFRGRNSLHRVTPTEGSKTRLMVVLAYNSEPGIALSEPARMTFFGRLG
- a CDS encoding M24 family metallopeptidase, giving the protein MSKLDWHADRGTHPDLALLDLAPESVDIDLAAVRLYRLGRVRAEMNKRDIGAVILSDPINIRYATGTRNMQVFSMRNAPARYLLLTADKSILFEFTGCLHLAEGYETVDEVRPSSTASFVAAGADIEAREKAWAADIGNLIAALVGKGARVGLERLNAGSAIALKAEGFEIVDAQEPVEMARSIKSDEEIKCVIASLRATEAAVADMRAAIRPGITENELWSVLHQSVIARNGDYCETRLLNSGPRSNPWFQESSSHVIGENCLILLDTDVVGCHGYYSDFSRTFHSGPDKPTDDQRTLYKTALEQLHHNMDILKPGLTFREYSDKAWNIPEIYEPNRYYLSAHGCGMTGEYPYLYHHRDFADAGYDGVVEPGMTLCVESYIGATGGREGVKLEQQLLITETGTELLSLFPFEEDLM
- a CDS encoding DMT family transporter, with amino-acid sequence MPLSLTYSFLIAAVAAEVIATLSLARSESFSRLYPSLVTIIGYGIAFYLLSYPLRVMPAGVVYAIWSGLGIVLIALISWLWFGEKLDLPAIAGLSLILAGVLVVNLFSKVVH
- a CDS encoding winged helix-turn-helix transcriptional regulator, with protein sequence MAKLPGHPVRGSTTGRPIMALLDLLGQRWTLRILWELKAGAMTFRALREVCDGVSPTLLNTRLKDLRQVQFVELTDSGYALTKMGRELVEEFSALDRWAEGWAKTLNQ
- a CDS encoding ATP-binding protein — its product is MSQPYIRSSRFLDLVICFIGIVVALALSHTFDLSERWIEFSESHEDWELDEVLIVCGAASVMFFWYALRRRNEFLREYDRRLESELKLQADIDTKKRMDDLSLLTAGIAQEYNNKLAVIMGNTELLAERLGPGVPETRHILDAAKHSAVLTHHLLAFSKQQQMFSKPEEMAQRLQEIIDKASQKYGSGLQFHCEIPDQFSHALVDRYHLEEAMMALIANAYDARLDDNRIEINCQAERREAPAQEPGMAATQKDYVRIDVQDHGKGMHEIIREQAFEPFFTTKDVGKGLGLGLSMVYGFAAQSGGFVEIQSELNKGTKVSLFLPAVQEAA
- a CDS encoding carboxymuconolactone decarboxylase family protein is translated as MSNPLTPLTAPFSAEIEDMLAPYPRVEGYLLSLFRTFANSKRFLKNGVPNLLDKESPLPLRIREIAIHRITARYRCEYEWGIHAAVFQQAAGFSDTQLRDLCRDKIDPAHWTPEEYRLIRCLDTLIDRADLSKAEWLEFTSDWSREQQLELINLVGAYHTVSMVANVAKLPNETFAKPFPDRLSATNK